One Burkholderia sp. PAMC 26561 genomic window carries:
- a CDS encoding (2Fe-2S) ferredoxin domain-containing protein has protein sequence MDPFYKYHVFFCLNERAPDAPRPSCANCGAQAMQEYAKKRVKKLGLAGDGKVRINKAGCLERCELGPVIVVYPEGTWYTYVDETDIDEIVDSHLVNGKIVERLLIDQPAA, from the coding sequence ATGGACCCTTTCTACAAGTATCACGTGTTCTTCTGCCTCAACGAACGCGCGCCCGACGCCCCGCGCCCAAGCTGCGCGAATTGCGGCGCCCAGGCCATGCAGGAGTACGCGAAGAAACGCGTGAAGAAACTCGGCCTCGCGGGCGACGGCAAAGTGCGCATCAACAAGGCGGGCTGCCTCGAACGATGCGAACTCGGGCCCGTGATCGTCGTATATCCGGAAGGCACCTGGTACACCTACGTGGATGAAACGGATATCGATGAAATTGTCGATTCGCATCTGGTGAACGGCAAGATCGTGGAGCGTTTGCTCATCGATCAGCCGGCGGCCTGA
- a CDS encoding alpha/beta hydrolase: MNAQTEKFLIDGPAGKIEVALDRPADGTPSRGIALVAHPHPLYGGTMDNKVAQTLARTMVQLGYITYRSNFRGVGQTAGEHDNGTGERDDLLAVVAHMRAQPGQADVPLVLAGFSFGTFVLSHVAKQLRESGEAIERMVMVGTAASNWPVAEVPDNTLVIHGEVDDTVPITSVYEWARPQELPVVVIPGGEHFFHRKLHVLKKIIVDAWR, encoded by the coding sequence ATGAATGCACAGACCGAGAAGTTCCTGATCGATGGCCCCGCAGGCAAGATCGAAGTCGCGCTGGATCGTCCGGCCGACGGCACCCCCTCGCGCGGCATTGCGCTCGTGGCGCACCCGCATCCGCTTTACGGCGGCACCATGGACAACAAGGTCGCGCAGACGCTCGCACGCACGATGGTCCAGCTTGGTTACATCACGTATCGGTCGAATTTTCGCGGCGTGGGACAAACGGCAGGCGAACACGACAACGGCACGGGCGAGCGCGACGATCTGCTGGCGGTGGTCGCGCATATGCGTGCGCAACCGGGCCAAGCCGATGTTCCGCTCGTGCTTGCCGGGTTCTCGTTCGGCACCTTCGTGCTCTCGCATGTGGCGAAGCAGTTGCGCGAGTCCGGCGAGGCGATCGAGCGCATGGTCATGGTCGGCACGGCAGCGAGCAACTGGCCGGTCGCCGAGGTGCCGGACAACACGCTCGTGATCCACGGCGAAGTCGACGATACCGTTCCGATCACCTCGGTCTACGAATGGGCGCGCCCGCAGGAATTGCCCGTCGTCGTGATCCCGGGCGGCGAGCATTTCTTCCATAGAAAGCTGCATGTGCTGAAGAAGATCATCGTCGACGCTTGGCGTTGA
- a CDS encoding D-alanyl-D-alanine carboxypeptidase family protein, giving the protein MRFSPSGLPFVAPSFVHRAVAAAIVLPATLVAASVFAQVPPPDVTARSWVLVDATSNQVLASGNPDERSEPASLTKLMTAYLVFDALKSKKINMDQTVMPSEAVRRVGTDESRMFIEANKPVTVHDLVYGMIIQSGNDAAIALAELVGGSEGNFVTLMNAAAKQIGMKNTHFADVNGMPDPNHYTTAGDLAVLSTRLIRDFPEYYAIFSVKDFTYNKIKQPNRNRLLWIDSTVDGLKTGHTKAAGYCLIASAKRPLEGVPDASRRLVAVMMGEPKEHNRVQDSLKMLNYGYTAYDAVRLYKAGQVIDSPRVYKGTENALKAGVETDQYITVPKGMGEKVKPTVTHNDTIVAPVKKGQQVGTVKMMADGKEVAQFPLVALQDVPQAGFVGRTWDSLLMMWQKKK; this is encoded by the coding sequence ATGCGCTTTTCCCCTTCCGGCTTGCCCTTCGTTGCTCCCTCTTTCGTTCATCGTGCCGTTGCTGCCGCTATCGTCCTGCCGGCGACGCTCGTAGCGGCGAGCGTTTTCGCCCAGGTTCCGCCACCCGATGTAACGGCCCGCTCGTGGGTTCTCGTCGATGCAACCAGCAACCAGGTGCTCGCGTCCGGCAACCCGGATGAACGCTCGGAACCGGCATCGCTGACCAAGCTGATGACCGCGTATCTCGTTTTCGACGCGCTCAAGTCGAAGAAGATCAACATGGACCAGACCGTCATGCCGAGCGAGGCCGTGCGCCGCGTGGGCACGGACGAGTCGCGCATGTTCATCGAGGCGAACAAGCCGGTGACCGTTCATGATCTCGTGTACGGCATGATCATCCAGTCGGGCAACGACGCAGCCATCGCACTGGCTGAGCTGGTGGGCGGAAGCGAAGGCAATTTCGTCACACTGATGAACGCGGCGGCCAAGCAGATTGGTATGAAAAATACCCATTTCGCCGATGTCAACGGCATGCCCGACCCGAATCACTACACCACGGCAGGCGACTTGGCCGTGCTGTCCACTCGCCTGATCCGCGATTTCCCCGAGTACTACGCCATTTTCTCGGTGAAGGATTTCACCTATAACAAGATCAAGCAGCCGAACCGCAACCGCCTGCTGTGGATCGATTCAACGGTGGATGGCCTGAAGACCGGCCACACCAAGGCAGCGGGTTATTGCCTGATCGCGAGCGCGAAGCGTCCGCTGGAAGGCGTGCCTGACGCGAGCCGCCGGCTGGTCGCCGTGATGATGGGCGAGCCGAAAGAGCACAACCGCGTGCAGGACAGCCTGAAGATGCTGAACTACGGCTACACGGCTTATGACGCGGTGCGCCTCTACAAGGCAGGCCAGGTGATCGATTCGCCGCGCGTCTACAAGGGCACGGAAAACGCGCTCAAGGCCGGCGTGGAAACCGATCAGTACATTACCGTTCCGAAGGGCATGGGCGAGAAGGTCAAGCCCACGGTCACGCATAACGACACCATCGTCGCGCCGGTCAAGAAGGGCCAGCAGGTCGGCACCGTCAAGATGATGGCCGACGGCAAGGAAGTCGCCCAATTCCCGCTGGTCGCGCTGCAGGATGTGCCGCAAGCCGGTTTTGTCGGCCGGACGTGGGATTCGCTGCTGATGATGTGGCAGAAGAAGAAATAA
- a CDS encoding DUF493 family protein encodes MSSPDIDALFDFPCDFPIKVMGATHPEFRDAVVTVIREFDDHFDIERIETRPSSGGKYTGLTLTVRAQSRAHLDDIYRALTGHPMVKVVL; translated from the coding sequence ATGAGCTCACCCGATATCGACGCCCTGTTCGATTTCCCCTGCGATTTCCCGATCAAGGTGATGGGCGCGACGCATCCGGAATTCCGCGATGCCGTCGTCACCGTGATCCGCGAATTCGACGACCACTTTGACATCGAGCGCATTGAAACGCGTCCGTCGTCGGGCGGTAAATACACCGGTCTGACGCTCACCGTTCGCGCGCAGAGCCGCGCGCATCTGGACGATATCTATCGTGCGCTGACCGGTCACCCAATGGTCAAAGTGGTGCTTTAA
- a CDS encoding transcriptional regulator GcvA — MDLRQLPALNALRAFEAAARHESFSRAADELFVTHGAVSHQIRALEADLGVTLFVRDGKRVRLSDTGRQYAAEVRTTLATLAEATRRVRAGDRDRRLVVSMLSSFSARWVTPRIGGFIEEHPEINLELLSTNELTDFTREDVDVAIRFASTGKYAGLHSEELLDEVFFPACSPNFRGGKLPRTPADMADAPLLRSHDELWRPWFDAAGLVDLPEPKRGVLYEDSSNLLQAAIQGQGIALVRRSLAMHEIVAGRLVRLFNIDGPSPWNYYFVCPLALLGTQRVQTFRAWLLDEIMQFKQLYERTPAVCDGPARTPGPPGAPSLQVLKAPL; from the coding sequence GTGGACCTACGCCAACTCCCCGCTCTCAATGCGTTGCGCGCCTTCGAAGCCGCCGCGCGACACGAAAGCTTCTCGCGCGCCGCCGACGAACTCTTCGTCACCCACGGCGCCGTGAGCCATCAAATCCGGGCGCTCGAGGCGGATCTCGGCGTCACGCTCTTCGTTCGCGATGGCAAGCGCGTGCGGCTGTCGGATACCGGGCGGCAATACGCCGCGGAAGTCCGTACGACCCTCGCCACGCTCGCCGAAGCTACGCGGCGGGTACGTGCGGGGGATCGCGACCGGCGGCTGGTGGTATCGATGCTGTCGTCGTTTTCCGCACGCTGGGTGACGCCGCGAATTGGCGGGTTTATCGAAGAGCATCCGGAAATCAATCTCGAACTGCTCTCGACAAACGAACTGACCGATTTCACGCGCGAAGACGTCGATGTCGCCATTCGCTTCGCGAGCACCGGGAAATACGCGGGGCTGCATTCCGAAGAACTGCTCGATGAAGTGTTTTTCCCTGCCTGTTCACCGAACTTCCGCGGCGGCAAGCTGCCTCGCACGCCCGCCGATATGGCCGACGCGCCCTTGCTGCGTTCACACGATGAACTCTGGCGCCCCTGGTTCGACGCAGCCGGGCTCGTGGATCTGCCCGAACCCAAGCGCGGCGTTCTATACGAAGATTCGTCGAATTTGCTACAGGCCGCCATTCAAGGGCAAGGGATCGCGCTCGTGCGCCGGTCGCTCGCCATGCATGAAATCGTGGCGGGACGGCTTGTGAGACTTTTCAATATTGATGGGCCGAGCCCGTGGAATTACTACTTCGTGTGTCCGCTCGCACTGCTCGGGACGCAGCGCGTGCAGACGTTTCGCGCGTGGCTGCTGGACGAGATCATGCAGTTCAAGCAGCTTTACGAGCGCACGCCGGCCGTGTGCGACGGGCCTGCGCGCACGCCCGGGCCGCCAGGGGCACCGTCGCTGCAGGTACTTAAAGCACCACTTTGA
- a CDS encoding DUF2917 domain-containing protein produces the protein MREISTSITFEIADGETVPMRIGNSVKLSVLGAPVWATRSNDTEDYWLVPGDSLKLRQHERLWLSTEAGGTAQVVFTLARRPDQRAIGWLARGFDRLAERFRSGWRTV, from the coding sequence ATGCGAGAAATATCCACAAGCATCACGTTCGAAATAGCCGATGGCGAAACGGTGCCGATGCGTATTGGCAACAGCGTCAAGCTGTCGGTTCTCGGCGCGCCGGTATGGGCCACGCGCAGCAACGATACCGAAGACTACTGGCTCGTCCCCGGCGATTCCCTGAAGCTGCGCCAGCACGAGCGGCTTTGGCTGAGCACGGAAGCCGGCGGCACGGCGCAAGTCGTTTTCACGCTGGCGCGGCGTCCAGACCAACGTGCGATCGGCTGGCTGGCGCGTGGCTTCGATCGGCTTGCCGAGCGTTTCCGGTCGGGCTGGCGGACGGTTTGA
- the lipB gene encoding lipoyl(octanoyl) transferase LipB: MSATPVTTPPSAVLYRVPGASTPKVNVHWRGVQPYPESFDAMRAFTEARTADTADEIWLVEHPPVFTLGLAGDPAHLLHPNSDIPLVKVDRGGQITYHGPGQVVAYLMLDLRRRKLMVRELVQRIEQGVIETLASYNLETERKAGAPGIYVSETPAQHSHAGAKIAALGLKIRNGCSYHGVSLNVKMDLQPFLAINPCGYAGLETVDMATLGVLADWHDVAQTLADNLTHHIGGQSAPAAQPQNGVIHASRLNGPTE, from the coding sequence ATGTCCGCCACGCCGGTAACAACTCCCCCCTCCGCTGTCCTTTATCGCGTTCCAGGCGCTTCAACGCCCAAGGTCAACGTTCATTGGCGTGGCGTGCAGCCATACCCAGAAAGCTTCGACGCCATGCGCGCGTTCACGGAAGCCCGCACGGCCGACACAGCCGATGAAATCTGGCTCGTCGAGCATCCGCCGGTTTTCACGCTCGGGCTGGCTGGCGACCCCGCACACCTGCTGCATCCGAATAGCGATATCCCCCTTGTAAAAGTCGATCGCGGCGGCCAGATCACGTATCACGGGCCGGGGCAGGTCGTGGCGTATCTCATGCTCGACCTGCGCCGGCGCAAGCTGATGGTTCGTGAACTCGTGCAGCGGATCGAGCAGGGCGTGATCGAAACTCTTGCATCGTATAATCTCGAAACGGAACGCAAAGCGGGCGCGCCCGGCATCTACGTCAGCGAGACGCCCGCTCAGCATTCTCATGCGGGCGCGAAGATCGCCGCGCTTGGCCTGAAAATCCGCAACGGCTGCAGTTATCACGGCGTGAGCCTCAACGTGAAGATGGACCTGCAGCCGTTCCTTGCGATCAATCCTTGCGGTTACGCGGGACTCGAAACCGTCGATATGGCCACGCTCGGCGTGCTGGCCGACTGGCACGACGTGGCTCAAACGCTGGCTGACAACCTTACTCACCACATCGGCGGACAAAGCGCTCCCGCCGCCCAACCGCAGAACGGCGTGATTCACGCGAGCCGTCTGAATGGACCGACCGAATGA
- the lipA gene encoding lipoyl synthase — translation MTDVTGNIATQGTTPAVPYDATAKQKAQAKTARIPIKIIPIEKLKKPEWIRVKAATGSSRFTEIKQILREHNLHTVCEEASCPNIGECFGKGTATFMIMGDKCTRRCPFCDVGHGRPDPLDADEPLNLAKTIGALKLKYVVITSVDRDDLRDGGAAHFVECIRQVREHSPLTRIEILTPDFRGRLDRAIGILTAAPPDVMNHNLETVPRLYKEARPGSDYAHSLKLLKDFKALHPEVATKSGLMVGLGETEEEILQVMRDLRAHDVDMLTIGQYLQPSEHHLPVRSYVHPDTFKMYEEEAYKMGFTHAAVGAMVRSSYHADQQAHDAGLVGAV, via the coding sequence ATGACTGACGTAACCGGAAACATCGCAACCCAGGGCACGACGCCCGCCGTCCCCTACGACGCCACCGCCAAGCAAAAGGCGCAGGCGAAAACGGCGCGCATCCCGATCAAGATCATTCCCATCGAAAAGCTGAAGAAGCCGGAATGGATCCGCGTGAAAGCCGCGACGGGCAGTTCACGTTTCACGGAGATCAAGCAGATCCTGCGCGAGCACAACCTGCATACGGTGTGCGAAGAAGCGAGCTGCCCGAACATTGGTGAGTGCTTCGGCAAGGGCACGGCCACGTTCATGATCATGGGCGACAAATGCACGCGCCGCTGCCCGTTCTGCGACGTGGGCCACGGCCGTCCTGATCCGCTCGATGCCGACGAACCGCTGAATCTGGCGAAGACCATCGGTGCGTTGAAGCTGAAGTACGTGGTGATCACGAGCGTGGATCGCGACGATCTGCGCGACGGCGGCGCCGCGCATTTCGTGGAATGTATCCGTCAGGTGCGTGAGCATTCTCCGCTGACGCGCATCGAAATCCTGACGCCGGATTTCCGCGGCCGTCTTGACCGCGCGATCGGCATTTTGACCGCCGCGCCTCCCGATGTAATGAACCACAATCTCGAAACGGTACCGCGTCTCTACAAGGAAGCGCGTCCGGGTTCGGATTACGCGCATTCGCTGAAGTTGCTGAAGGACTTCAAGGCGCTGCATCCGGAAGTGGCGACGAAGTCCGGCCTGATGGTGGGCCTCGGCGAAACGGAAGAGGAAATCCTTCAGGTGATGCGCGACCTGCGTGCACATGACGTGGACATGCTGACCATCGGCCAGTATCTGCAGCCGTCGGAGCATCATCTGCCGGTGCGCTCTTACGTTCACCCCGATACCTTCAAGATGTACGAGGAAGAAGCGTACAAGATGGGCTTCACGCACGCGGCCGTCGGCGCAATGGTGCGGTCGAGCTATCACGCGGATCAGCAAGCCCACGATGCTGGACTGGTCGGCGCGGTTTGA
- a CDS encoding dicarboxylate/amino acid:cation symporter, translated as MTTVKKPFYKILYVQVLLAIAIGIALGHYYPSLATDMKPLGDAFIKLIKMVIGPIIFCTVVTGIAGMEDMKKVGRVGGKALLYFEVVSTFALVLGLAATHILKPGVGFNIDPATLDGKAVASYAAKAHGQTTTDFLLHIIPDTMSSAFAQGEILQILLIALLFGAVLATAGEKGRVVTGFIEGLSHILFGIVRIITKLAPIGAFGAMAFTIGKYGIGSLIPMLKLIGTFYLTSVIFVVVVLGIIAKLVGFNILRFVAYIKEEMLIVLGTSSSEAALPQLMLKLEKLGCSRSVVGLVVPTGYSFNLDGTNIYMTMAVLFIAQATNTDLTWTQQLTLLAVTMLTSKGASGVTGAGFITLAATLAVVPTIPLSGMVLILGIDRFMSECRALTNIVGNGVATVVVSAWENELDRDKLRDQLKHGAVDTEAETVS; from the coding sequence GTGACAACCGTCAAAAAACCTTTTTATAAAATCCTGTATGTGCAGGTGCTGCTGGCTATCGCCATCGGTATCGCGCTCGGGCATTACTATCCCTCGCTCGCCACCGACATGAAGCCGCTCGGCGATGCGTTCATCAAGCTCATCAAAATGGTGATCGGGCCGATCATCTTCTGTACGGTCGTGACCGGAATCGCCGGCATGGAAGACATGAAGAAGGTCGGGCGCGTCGGCGGCAAGGCGCTGCTCTACTTCGAAGTCGTCTCGACGTTCGCGCTCGTGCTCGGCCTCGCCGCCACGCACATCCTGAAACCGGGTGTGGGCTTCAACATCGATCCGGCTACGCTCGACGGCAAGGCGGTCGCTTCGTATGCTGCGAAGGCGCACGGCCAGACCACGACCGACTTCCTGCTGCACATCATTCCTGACACGATGTCCTCCGCGTTCGCGCAAGGCGAGATCCTGCAGATCCTGCTGATCGCACTCCTGTTCGGCGCGGTGCTGGCCACGGCGGGCGAGAAAGGCCGTGTCGTGACGGGGTTTATCGAAGGGCTGTCGCATATCCTGTTCGGCATCGTGCGCATCATCACGAAGCTGGCCCCGATCGGCGCATTCGGCGCAATGGCCTTCACCATCGGCAAGTACGGCATCGGTTCGCTGATTCCCATGCTCAAGCTGATCGGCACGTTCTATCTGACGTCGGTGATCTTCGTGGTCGTGGTGCTCGGGATCATCGCAAAGCTGGTGGGCTTCAACATTCTGCGCTTCGTCGCGTACATCAAGGAAGAGATGCTGATCGTGCTGGGCACGAGCTCGTCTGAAGCTGCGTTGCCGCAACTGATGCTCAAGCTCGAAAAGCTCGGCTGCTCGCGCTCGGTGGTGGGCCTCGTGGTGCCGACCGGTTATTCGTTCAACCTCGACGGCACGAACATCTACATGACGATGGCCGTGCTCTTCATTGCACAGGCGACCAACACCGACCTTACCTGGACGCAACAACTGACGCTGCTCGCGGTGACCATGCTGACGTCGAAGGGTGCAAGCGGCGTGACCGGCGCAGGTTTCATCACGCTGGCCGCAACGCTCGCCGTAGTGCCGACCATTCCGCTGTCGGGCATGGTGCTGATTCTCGGCATCGACCGCTTCATGAGCGAATGCCGTGCGCTCACGAACATCGTGGGTAACGGCGTGGCGACGGTGGTCGTGTCGGCATGGGAAAACGAACTGGATCGCGACAAGCTGCGTGACCAGCTCAAGCACGGCGCGGTCGATACCGAAGCCGAAACGGTTTCCTGA
- a CDS encoding sensor histidine kinase — MKAAKHFLADASPRVFSGAGHPGAGHPDAAFEAARATIGGSHRLEPVHLTRRLLVFLVLLAALCGVCALTWTVAWQRGLDDLRQNAATRVDRTTAELKSTLDRYEYLPYLLSRHPFVQEVLADPNPRYAARADRYLEDLNTHARATATYIIQANGRCVAASNWNGPDSFVGAEYLFRPYFVDAVKGGTGRFFGLGTISREPGYFISQPVFREGSHEIIGVAVVKLNLEWLQGADSSEPLLVTDDHGVIFLSSVPEWKYHTLRPLPKDIEASVYTARQYAQHPVTPLPMTIVRTLEGGAQIVRVGGGRDAPSYLATQRALGEPDWHLMTMVSLAPAVDAARSATIVTALVFISLCSVAFYWRMRRARMREMIRSRALLQTAYAELNERVAERTADLSQANALLTREVSERTRAEQDLRAAHDELIQASKLAALGQMAAGITHELNQPLAALRSFSDNTRVFIERGDHVAANENLEAIAALTERMGKITNQLKLFVAKARPKNARTDVRRALRNVLAMLQPRMKNVKVAFGADDQSALFVRCEDLRLEQILINLIGNALDAVVSCDVPRIDIELITNQTTVEIVVRDNGPGIAPDILPRLFEPFFTTKEMGHGLGLGLAISSAIARDYGGTLVARNVAPQIEVDGPEGGTQADADRSHGAEFVITLLRA; from the coding sequence ATGAAAGCGGCGAAGCATTTTCTGGCGGATGCTTCGCCGCGCGTGTTTTCGGGCGCCGGGCATCCGGGCGCCGGGCATCCGGACGCTGCGTTCGAAGCCGCGCGTGCCACAATCGGTGGATCTCACCGATTGGAGCCCGTTCACTTGACGCGGCGATTGCTGGTTTTCCTCGTGCTTCTCGCGGCGCTTTGCGGCGTGTGCGCGCTCACGTGGACTGTTGCGTGGCAGCGCGGCCTTGACGACCTGCGCCAGAACGCGGCGACGCGCGTGGATCGCACGACCGCCGAGCTCAAAAGCACGCTCGACCGCTACGAATACCTGCCGTATCTGCTGTCGCGCCATCCGTTCGTCCAAGAAGTCCTCGCCGATCCAAACCCGCGTTACGCGGCGCGTGCCGATCGTTATCTCGAAGACCTGAACACGCATGCGCGGGCTACGGCGACTTACATCATCCAGGCGAACGGGCGCTGCGTGGCGGCGAGCAACTGGAACGGCCCGGACAGTTTCGTGGGCGCGGAATACCTGTTCCGCCCGTACTTCGTCGATGCCGTCAAAGGCGGCACCGGGCGCTTCTTCGGACTCGGCACCATCTCGCGCGAGCCGGGATATTTCATCTCGCAGCCGGTTTTCCGCGAGGGCTCGCACGAGATCATCGGCGTGGCGGTCGTGAAGCTGAATCTGGAATGGCTGCAGGGCGCCGATTCCTCGGAACCGCTTCTCGTCACCGATGACCACGGCGTGATCTTCCTGTCCTCCGTGCCGGAGTGGAAATATCACACGCTGCGGCCATTGCCGAAGGACATCGAGGCATCGGTTTATACGGCGCGGCAGTACGCGCAACATCCGGTGACGCCGTTGCCTATGACCATCGTGCGCACGCTCGAAGGCGGCGCGCAGATCGTGCGGGTGGGCGGCGGCCGCGACGCGCCCAGTTATCTCGCGACGCAGCGTGCGCTCGGCGAACCTGACTGGCATCTGATGACGATGGTGTCGCTCGCACCGGCCGTCGATGCTGCGCGTAGCGCGACCATTGTCACGGCGCTGGTGTTCATCTCGCTGTGTTCGGTGGCGTTTTACTGGCGCATGCGCCGTGCGCGAATGCGCGAAATGATCCGCAGCCGCGCGCTGCTGCAGACCGCTTACGCCGAGCTCAACGAACGCGTGGCGGAGCGGACGGCGGATTTATCGCAGGCGAATGCGTTGCTGACCAGGGAAGTGAGCGAGCGCACGCGCGCTGAGCAGGACCTGCGCGCCGCGCACGACGAGCTCATCCAGGCGAGCAAACTGGCCGCTTTGGGGCAAATGGCTGCGGGCATCACGCACGAACTGAATCAGCCGCTCGCCGCGCTGCGCAGTTTTTCGGACAATACGCGGGTGTTTATCGAACGAGGGGATCATGTCGCCGCGAATGAGAACCTCGAAGCGATCGCCGCGCTCACCGAACGCATGGGCAAGATCACGAATCAACTGAAGTTGTTCGTGGCGAAGGCGCGGCCGAAAAATGCGCGTACCGATGTCCGCCGCGCGCTGCGAAACGTGCTCGCCATGCTGCAGCCGCGCATGAAAAACGTGAAGGTCGCGTTCGGCGCGGATGACCAATCGGCTCTCTTTGTACGCTGCGAGGACCTGCGTCTCGAGCAGATCCTGATCAACCTGATCGGCAACGCGCTGGATGCGGTGGTGTCGTGCGACGTGCCGCGTATCGATATCGAGCTGATCACGAACCAGACGACGGTCGAAATCGTCGTGCGGGACAACGGCCCCGGCATTGCGCCCGATATCCTGCCGCGCCTGTTCGAGCCGTTTTTCACGACGAAGGAGATGGGGCACGGCCTGGGGCTCGGCCTGGCGATTTCGTCGGCAATCGCACGCGATTATGGTGGTACGTTGGTCGCGCGCAACGTCGCGCCGCAAATCGAAGTCGATGGACCCGAAGGCGGCACGCAGGCCGACGCCGATCGCTCGCACGGCGCAGAATTCGTGATCACGTTGTTGCGCGCTTAA
- a CDS encoding sigma-54-dependent transcriptional regulator → MTAGLQVIFIEDDELVRRASVQSLQLAGFDVAAFGSVEGAARAIDASFPGVIVSDIRLPGASGLDLLAQCHERAPEVPVILVTGHGDISMAVQAMRDGAYDFIEKPFASERLIEAVRRALERRKLVLENRALRRELAGQSSVAPRIIGRSPAIDQVRKLIANVAPTDASVLINGDTGAGKELIARSLHDLSPRRDKPFIAVNCGALPEQMFESEMFGYEAGAFTGAQKRRIGKLEHASGGTLFLDEIESMPLALQVKLLRVLQDGVLERLGSNQPIRANCRVIAAAKGDMEEHIAAGTFRRDLMYRLNVVTITLPPLAERREDVVPLFEHFLLDAAVRYERAAPLLSDRQRAELMQRDWPGNVRELRNAADRMVLGIIDETGVPIDAATQSLKERTEQFERAVIGEALEQCSGVVAAAADRLQLGKATLYEKIKRYGLAAKGEGER, encoded by the coding sequence ATGACAGCAGGACTTCAAGTGATCTTCATCGAAGACGACGAACTGGTGCGGCGCGCGAGCGTGCAAAGTCTCCAGCTCGCCGGTTTCGACGTCGCCGCATTCGGCAGCGTGGAAGGCGCCGCACGCGCTATCGACGCCAGCTTTCCAGGCGTGATCGTGAGCGACATTCGTCTGCCCGGCGCAAGCGGCCTCGATCTGCTCGCGCAATGCCACGAGCGCGCGCCCGAAGTGCCGGTGATCCTCGTCACGGGCCACGGCGATATTTCGATGGCCGTCCAGGCAATGCGCGACGGCGCGTACGATTTCATCGAAAAGCCGTTTGCGTCCGAACGGCTGATCGAAGCCGTCCGTCGCGCGCTTGAACGGCGCAAGCTTGTGCTGGAAAACCGGGCGCTCAGGCGCGAACTCGCGGGACAGAGCAGCGTGGCGCCCAGGATCATCGGGCGCAGTCCCGCCATTGACCAGGTCCGCAAGCTGATCGCGAACGTGGCGCCGACCGATGCCTCCGTGCTGATCAACGGCGACACCGGCGCGGGCAAGGAACTGATCGCGCGAAGCCTGCACGATCTCTCGCCGCGTCGCGATAAACCGTTTATCGCTGTGAACTGCGGTGCGTTGCCCGAGCAGATGTTCGAATCCGAGATGTTCGGCTACGAAGCCGGCGCGTTCACCGGGGCGCAGAAAAGGCGTATCGGCAAGCTCGAACACGCGTCGGGCGGCACGCTGTTCCTGGATGAAATCGAAAGCATGCCGCTCGCGCTGCAAGTGAAACTCCTGCGCGTCCTGCAGGACGGCGTGCTGGAACGGCTCGGCTCTAACCAGCCGATTCGCGCGAACTGCCGCGTGATTGCGGCGGCCAAGGGCGACATGGAGGAACACATTGCGGCGGGGACCTTCCGGCGTGACCTGATGTATCGGCTGAACGTCGTGACGATCACGCTGCCGCCGCTCGCGGAACGCCGAGAGGATGTGGTGCCGCTCTTCGAGCATTTTCTCCTCGATGCCGCCGTGCGCTACGAGCGCGCCGCGCCGCTCCTGAGCGATCGGCAGCGTGCAGAGCTGATGCAGCGCGACTGGCCGGGGAATGTGCGGGAATTGCGTAATGCGGCTGACCGGATGGTGCTGGGGATCATCGATGAAACGGGTGTTCCTATCGACGCTGCCACGCAGTCGCTCAAGGAGCGCACGGAGCAGTTCGAGCGCGCGGTGATCGGCGAGGCGCTGGAGCAGTGCAGCGGCGTGGTGGCCGCGGCGGCTGACCGGCTGCAGTTGGGCAAGGCCACGCTCTACGAGAAGATCAAGCGGTACGGGCTTGCGGCGAAGGGTGAGGGCGAGCGCTAG